The Quercus lobata isolate SW786 chromosome 9, ValleyOak3.0 Primary Assembly, whole genome shotgun sequence region TCAACCAGAGCAACCATGGTGATGATTACATCTTTGATAGCATGGACAATGGTGATACCTGGTAGAGCGAATATAGTAGAGTATCTGGGTACCAATTTCATAGCTTACTTGAACACAAGGGAAGTTATCATCACATGAATGCAGGGACCTACTGGGATTTATAGCAATAATTAGTCCCAAACAACCAATATCTTTGACAGACCATGCAGCATCCTCTACTGCGTACTGATTAGAATTTGAAGTGAAGCAGAGCACCACATTTCCAGCCAACCAAGTGTCATTTGGTGTGAGAGATTCGCAGTAACTGTATAACAACTCCAGGTAACAGGAAAATAAAAGCTGAAAATTGTTATTGACAAAGTCATAGTTGAACTAAGGTTTTCTTTAATGGTTATATGCCACATACTCTCATGCAAAGAGTAGGCGCAATTACTTGCTAAAACTAGAGGGAATAATATGATGCAGATATGACAAGTGCATCATATACCTGATTAGATATTTAAGCTATACTAGTCCATAGTAGACGGCCCATGTGAAGGGAATTTGGAGGGCCTGGTGAACACAATACATATAATGAAATGTAAAGACTTAAAGCAGTACTATGTTCTCTGAATATGTACCGGGGGGATAGGAGTTCTGGCACCTCAGGGTAGACCAGATTGATGAACCCTGTATCCTTTCCTGTAAAGATCGCTTGGCCCTACAATTAATAACCGTTCATTGCAACAATGTAAAGAAACTGATGAgacatggatttttatttttcttccttctttatgAAGTGCATGATCCGGTGTGGAGAATTACCATTGTAGTCCAGTTGTTTCCAAGGGTGATGGGTGTAGGGAAAGACCGGTCTATAGTGCTTGCTGCAACAGTTATGATCCAAGGTGATGTGTTCTGTATCGTTTGAGCACTTGGGCCAGCATTTCCAGCTGCACACACAACAGTGATTCCCTTGGCCACAGCATGGAAGGCACCAATGGAGATCCCATTGTGTATCTCCACATCAGGAAAGGGAAGATCAGGGGCAATGGACAGTGATAGCACATCTACCCCATCATGTATAGCTTCATCAAAGGCTTTCAGAATGTCAGCACCTGTACATACTCCTCCTCCATACAGATTCCAGCATACTTTATACATAGCCAGCCTGGCTAGGGGTGCGCCACCCCTCACAGTGCCAACACCTAGTCCTTTGTAGCTCACATTGGCCACGAAGGATCCACATGCAATTGAAGATGTGGATGTTCCATGTCCCGATAGATCTCTTGGGGACAAGCATTCTTGATATTCAGTACTGTTGTATGGCTGTCCATACTCAGCTTGGAGTCCCTTGATGAAGTAACGAGCTCCAATAAGTTTTCTATTACAGGTCTTCCTTGTATTGAACAGCTCTCCTGACTCACAAATGCCCCTCCATCTAGAAGGAATTGGCCCTAGACCTTCATCTTGGAAAACTTGGGATTCTGGCCATATCCCTGCTGACCATTTATTGGGATTAGTTTGGTGAGAGATATGAATGCACACGCTTGCACACAACAAGGGCGCACATGTTCACAGAGAGGAGAGGAACAGTACCTGTATCAATGAGACCAATGATAACGCCATTGCCCATTTTAGATTTGTGCAGGACATTAGTTATAGAATACGAAGACAGTTGAAGGTAGTCCCAACTTCTTGTGGTTTGTAACTTATGAAAGCGATTGGGTATGACTTGTAACACAGTAGGTAACTCTGCAACCAAACAAGAAATGTAGGACAATGCTTTAAATCTGTGGTAAGGAGCATATTTACAAtagttgaaatttgaaaaatgtttgTGTCAAATATTGTCTTGAAATCATAGCTTTTATCTCTTTAACACTTTTTACCCTAGCACAGGTGTGGGATCCAGAGGTTGCAACCCTGACTGATTCAAGGATTAATTGAAATGGATCAAGCAGGGAAAAAGTCTTTTTTACTGAATGTAGAACTTTTTCTTACATGAACTTTGTTTGGCGAGGAGTTGTTCAgcgtgtttctttttttaaatgagaaatTTCATTAAACACAATAAATGAAATTGCAAAAGCCAGCAGCTGAGCTGCAGACCAACAAAGCCACATCtacacaaacaaaacaaggaGCTGAAAACAAGCTAACAGAATACATAAACAGAACCAGCAGCTAACTACAACCCTCAAGACTCAAAGACAGAAAATGGAGGCCACCGCTTTAGGCTTGAAATTGACTGTATTAAAGATTGCAGGactataaaatattaattctaAAACCTTTAAATTTCAAGActtttatgatttatttgttattgttcAATCATTTAATGGCATTTGCTCTGGCTGCAGTGTGCTTAGCATGTAACTTATGTTGATGGCCTTGTCATGTCTTACTTTATGTTTCATGGTTCCATCTGCTTTCAAGTTCATTTCTTCGCAATGTGATGACTGTAGCACTAGCACCAATAAAGAAGACTTGCATGAACGTAGAAATTTTTCGTAGTTCTAATTGAAGGAGTACCTGTTTAGCGAAAATTGAAGGAGTACCTGATATTGCTTGCGCTTGAGCCTTGGTAAGCTTGGCTGCAAAACCAGAGAAGCCATGTTTGTAGCTATAGACCATGGCTTCTGCAGATGCTTCTATGCTGCACAAGTACATATTGAACAATCAGTTCTGGCTCAAACTATTTCTGAACTAAAGCCACCATCAACCTGAAACCTCAAGGAATTATGTTTCTCATGTTATACCTTCCAAGGACTCTAGCAAGCATTGTGTGATGGGTTTCTGCAAGGAGTTCTGGATCATCATGCTGCCGTGTTCCCATATAAACGATGTAAACCTGTTAATTCTCACTATATAGTTAGTTGCCAAGAATGGTTCAAGGTATGAGAAGGAAAGCAACAGCTATAGTATAGGCAAACAATAGTGAAACTTATTACATTGCTTTTGGCTTCAGCAAGAGTGAGCACAGTATGTTGCTCATTTAGAAATGAGAGAAGACACAAGAAAACAAGTGAGAGAGTTTTGTTGCTGCTCTTGCTACATCGAACTGAGTTCAT contains the following coding sequences:
- the LOC115959229 gene encoding subtilisin-like protease SBT3.9 isoform X1, coding for MHTRTMNSVRCSKSSNKTLSLVFLCLLSFLNEQHTVLTLAEAKSNVYIVYMGTRQHDDPELLAETHHTMLARVLGSIEASAEAMVYSYKHGFSGFAAKLTKAQAQAISELPTVLQVIPNRFHKLQTTRSWDYLQLSSYSITNVLHKSKMGNGVIIGLIDTGIWPESQVFQDEGLGPIPSRWRGICESGELFNTRKTCNRKLIGARYFIKGLQAEYGQPYNSTEYQECLSPRDLSGHGTSTSSIACGSFVANVSYKGLGVGTVRGGAPLARLAMYKVCWNLYGGGVCTGADILKAFDEAIHDGVDVLSLSIAPDLPFPDVEIHNGISIGAFHAVAKGITVVCAAGNAGPSAQTIQNTSPWIITVAASTIDRSFPTPITLGNNWTTMGQAIFTGKDTGFINLVYPEVPELLSPRYCESLTPNDTWLAGNVVLCFTSNSNQYAVEDAAWSVKDIGCLGLIIAINPSRSLHSCDDNFPCVQVSYEIGTQILYYIRSTRNPLVRIRPSKTHLGRPVSTNVAYFSSRGPSSISPAILKPDVAAPGVHILAAVSPHNPEIAYKFQSGTSMATPHVSGIVALLKSLHPDWSPAAIKSALVTTAWTTDPSREPVFAEGEPMKLADPFDYGGGIVNSNRAADPGLVYDMGTADYIQYLCAMGNNNSAISQLTEHPTFCPIKQPSILDVNLPSITIPTIGNSTTLTRTVTNVGAVNSRYVAIIEPPHGITIAVKPHILIFNSMIKTISFTVRVSSTQKVSTGYSFGSLTWTDGVHTVRSPISVRTEIVESYD
- the LOC115959229 gene encoding subtilisin-like protease SBT3.5 isoform X2; this encodes MGNGVIIGLIDTGIWPESQVFQDEGLGPIPSRWRGICESGELFNTRKTCNRKLIGARYFIKGLQAEYGQPYNSTEYQECLSPRDLSGHGTSTSSIACGSFVANVSYKGLGVGTVRGGAPLARLAMYKVCWNLYGGGVCTGADILKAFDEAIHDGVDVLSLSIAPDLPFPDVEIHNGISIGAFHAVAKGITVVCAAGNAGPSAQTIQNTSPWIITVAASTIDRSFPTPITLGNNWTTMGQAIFTGKDTGFINLVYPEVPELLSPRYCESLTPNDTWLAGNVVLCFTSNSNQYAVEDAAWSVKDIGCLGLIIAINPSRSLHSCDDNFPCVQVSYEIGTQILYYIRSTRNPLVRIRPSKTHLGRPVSTNVAYFSSRGPSSISPAILKPDVAAPGVHILAAVSPHNPEIAYKFQSGTSMATPHVSGIVALLKSLHPDWSPAAIKSALVTTAWTTDPSREPVFAEGEPMKLADPFDYGGGIVNSNRAADPGLVYDMGTADYIQYLCAMGNNNSAISQLTEHPTFCPIKQPSILDVNLPSITIPTIGNSTTLTRTVTNVGAVNSRYVAIIEPPHGITIAVKPHILIFNSMIKTISFTVRVSSTQKVSTGYSFGSLTWTDGVHTVRSPISVRTEIVESYD